Proteins from a genomic interval of Amblyraja radiata isolate CabotCenter1 chromosome 49, sAmbRad1.1.pri, whole genome shotgun sequence:
- the LOC116968985 gene encoding zinc finger protein 239-like, giving the protein MGRNKEKRYECDVCGKAWQCPSWLEAHRRLHTGERPFDCSDCGKSFNHMSALQVHRRLHTSEKPYDCSTCGKSFTQLSGLQGHWRVHSGERPYTCSDCGKGFKSSSHLKVHRRLHTGERPYTCSDCGKGFSRSSHLLVHQRTHTGEQPYTCAQCGKGFTQSYNLLVHQRTHTGERPYTCTQCGKGFTQFSNLLSHQRVHASDRPSPSPVCGERFAMASHDLSHQRERLVPLRQTFQECTGAAGAPADTH; this is encoded by the coding sequence ATGGGgcgcaacaaggagaagcgttatgagtgtgacgtgtgtggcaaggcctggcagtgcccgagctggctggaggcccaccggcggttgcacacgggagaacgcccctttgactgctccgactgcggcaagagcttcaatcaTATGTCGGCGCTGCAGGTGCACCGGCGCCTGCACACGAGTGAGAAGCCCTAtgactgctccacctgcggcaagagctttacccagttgtcggggctgcaggggcactggcgggtgcacagcggtgagcggccctacacctgcagcgactgcggcaaaggcttcaagtcgtcgtcgcacctgaaggtgcacaggcgcctgcacaccggggagcggccctacacctgcagcgactgcggcaagggcttctccCGCTCGagccacctgctggtgcaccagcgcacccacaccggcgagcagcCTTACACCTGCgcacagtgtggcaagggctttacCCAGTCCtacaacctgctggtgcaccagcgcacccacaccggcgagcgcccctacacctgcacccagtgcggcaagggcttcacccagttcagcaacctgctgtcccaccagcgggtgcacgccagcGACCGTCCCAGCCCCAGCcctgtgtgtggagagcgctttgccatggcctcccatgaCCTATCTCACCAGCGCGAGCGGCTGGTCCCACTGCGGCAAACATTTCAAGAgtgcacgggggctgcgggagcaccagcggatacacactag